The Solibacillus daqui genome has a segment encoding these proteins:
- the sufD gene encoding Fe-S cluster assembly protein SufD yields MTVVTKLALSAEEVRSFSTTNNEPAAFADFRVAAIEKAASLELPKPDRTNISKWNFIDCPAHTVESTPFASLDEVPAEVKAIIDADTQENLYIQRNNTPAFIKVSEELTNKGVIFTDIQTAIRDHADLVEKYFMTTAVKVDEHKLTAYHAALVNGGIFVYVPRNVVIEAPLQVVFLNDNPEASLFNHVLVVAEESSAVTYVETYISTFEEAKGQVNVVTEVIAKDNAQVTFGAVDNLAQGFTAYVNRRGHALRDAKIDWALGLMTNSDTIYENTTNLIGDNSTSDFKMVTVGSGNQKLNFTTLIRQWGKNSDGQILKHGVMKDAAQSIFNGIGHIMHGGTKANAEQESRVLMLSEQARGDANPILLIDEDDVTAGHAASVGRVDPTQLYYLMSRGISKAEAERLVIHGFLAPVVTNLPIEGVKKQLTEVIERKVR; encoded by the coding sequence ATGACGGTTGTAACAAAATTAGCGTTATCAGCAGAAGAAGTACGCTCGTTCTCAACAACAAATAATGAGCCAGCAGCATTTGCTGATTTCCGTGTGGCTGCTATTGAAAAAGCGGCTTCACTTGAATTACCAAAGCCAGACAGAACAAATATTTCAAAGTGGAACTTCATTGATTGCCCTGCACACACTGTAGAAAGCACACCATTCGCCTCTTTAGACGAAGTGCCTGCAGAAGTAAAAGCAATCATTGATGCTGATACGCAAGAAAACTTATATATTCAACGCAACAATACACCAGCATTTATAAAAGTTTCAGAAGAACTTACGAATAAAGGTGTTATTTTCACGGATATTCAAACTGCTATTCGCGATCATGCCGATTTAGTAGAAAAGTATTTCATGACAACTGCTGTAAAAGTGGACGAGCATAAATTAACGGCTTATCATGCAGCATTAGTAAACGGTGGTATTTTCGTGTATGTTCCTCGTAACGTAGTAATTGAAGCACCACTACAAGTTGTTTTCTTAAACGACAACCCAGAAGCTTCTTTATTCAACCACGTATTAGTGGTAGCAGAAGAATCTTCAGCAGTAACTTATGTAGAAACATATATTTCTACATTTGAAGAAGCAAAGGGTCAAGTGAATGTTGTAACGGAAGTAATTGCAAAAGATAATGCGCAAGTTACATTCGGTGCAGTAGATAACTTAGCTCAAGGCTTTACTGCATACGTTAATCGTCGTGGTCACGCGCTTCGCGATGCAAAAATTGACTGGGCATTAGGCTTAATGACAAACTCAGATACAATTTATGAAAATACAACAAACTTAATTGGCGATAACTCTACTTCAGACTTCAAGATGGTAACAGTAGGTAGCGGCAATCAAAAATTAAACTTTACAACATTAATCCGTCAATGGGGTAAAAATTCAGACGGTCAAATATTAAAACACGGTGTTATGAAAGACGCCGCACAATCTATCTTTAATGGTATTGGTCATATCATGCATGGCGGTACAAAAGCAAATGCAGAGCAAGAGTCTCGTGTATTAATGCTTTCTGAACAAGCGCGTGGTGACGCCAACCCAATTCTTTTAATTGATGAAGACGATGTAACAGCAGGACACGCAGCATCTGTTGGACGTGTTGACCCAACTCAACTGTACTATTTAATGAGCCGTGGTATCTCAAAAGCAGAAGCAGAGCGCCTTGTAATTCATGGATTCCTTGCGCCAGTTGTTACGAACCTTCCAATCGAAGGTGTTAAAAAACAGCTGACGGAGGTTATCGAAAGGAAAGTTCGATAA
- a CDS encoding cysteine desulfurase yields MIPKEIKSYFPILNQEINGHPLVYLDSAATSQKPIQVIEALSNYYNLDNSNVHRGVHTLGNRATDSYEGAREKVRKFINASSTQEIIFTRGTTTALNTVASGYGRQNIVEGDEIVITYMEHHSNIIPWQQLAKEKGAVLKYIDLEADGTLSLEKVRATITPKTKIVSVMYVSNVLGTINPIKEIAKIAHENGAIMVADCAQAAPHMKIDVQDLDVDFAALSGHKMCAPTGIGVLYGKKALLENMEPVEFGGEMIDFVGLQESTWKELPWKFEGGTPIIAGAIGLGAAIDFLEEIGLDNIAAHEHHLAGYAMDNLSSIEGLTIFGPRDPMQRCGLVTFNLDDVHPHDVATVLDMSGIAVRAGHHCAQPLMKWLQVTATARASFYMYNDEADIDALVAGLRSAKEYFGDVF; encoded by the coding sequence ATGATACCAAAAGAGATTAAAAGCTATTTTCCGATTCTAAATCAGGAAATCAATGGACATCCGTTAGTTTATTTAGATAGTGCAGCAACATCTCAAAAGCCAATTCAAGTAATTGAAGCGTTATCAAATTACTATAATCTAGATAATTCCAATGTTCACCGTGGTGTGCATACACTTGGGAACCGTGCAACAGATTCCTATGAAGGTGCACGTGAAAAAGTTCGTAAGTTTATTAATGCTAGCTCTACGCAAGAAATCATTTTTACGCGTGGTACAACAACTGCATTAAATACAGTAGCTTCAGGCTATGGCCGTCAAAATATTGTGGAAGGTGATGAAATTGTCATTACGTACATGGAACATCACTCGAACATTATTCCATGGCAACAGCTTGCAAAGGAAAAAGGCGCTGTACTGAAATACATTGATCTTGAAGCAGATGGTACACTTTCATTAGAAAAGGTACGTGCGACAATTACGCCAAAAACGAAAATCGTATCTGTGATGTATGTTTCAAACGTATTAGGTACAATAAATCCAATCAAAGAAATCGCAAAAATTGCCCATGAAAATGGTGCAATCATGGTAGCGGACTGCGCACAAGCAGCACCACACATGAAAATCGATGTTCAAGATTTAGATGTAGATTTTGCGGCTCTTTCTGGGCATAAAATGTGTGCTCCTACTGGAATTGGTGTACTATATGGTAAAAAAGCGCTTCTTGAAAACATGGAACCGGTAGAATTCGGTGGAGAAATGATTGATTTTGTAGGTTTACAAGAATCAACATGGAAAGAGTTACCGTGGAAGTTTGAAGGCGGTACACCAATCATTGCAGGTGCAATTGGTTTAGGTGCAGCTATCGACTTTTTAGAAGAAATCGGCTTAGACAATATCGCAGCACATGAGCACCATTTAGCGGGCTATGCGATGGACAACTTGTCATCGATTGAAGGCTTAACGATTTTCGGACCACGTGACCCGATGCAACGTTGCGGACTTGTAACATTCAATTTAGACGATGTGCATCCACATGATGTCGCAACGGTTTTAGATATGAGTGGAATTGCTGTTCGTGCCGGACACCACTGTGCTCAACCATTAATGAAATGGCTTCAAGTAACAGCAACTGCGCGCGCAAGCTTCTACATGTATAATGACGAAGCAGATATTGACGCATTAGTAGCTGGATTGCGCTCAGCGAAGGAGTATTTTGGCGATGTCTTTTAA
- the sufC gene encoding Fe-S cluster assembly ATPase SufC: MTTLEIKDLHVEIDGKEILKGLNLTINTNEVHAIMGPNGTGKSTLASAIMGHPKYEVTQGEVLIDGENVLEMEVDERAKAGLFLAMQYPSEIAGVTNADFLRSAINARREEGDEISLMKFIRELDKTMEFLEMPEEMAQRYLNEGFSGGEKKRNEILQMMMIKPMFGILDEIDSGLDIDALKVVSKGINEMRGEGFGCLMITHYQRLLNYITPDHVHVMMQGKVVKSGGAELAQRLEAEGYEWIKQELGIENTDAVTEEV; the protein is encoded by the coding sequence ATGACAACTTTAGAAATTAAAGATCTTCACGTTGAAATCGACGGAAAAGAGATTTTAAAAGGTTTAAACCTAACAATTAACACAAATGAAGTACACGCGATCATGGGTCCTAACGGTACTGGTAAATCAACGTTAGCTTCAGCAATTATGGGTCACCCTAAATATGAAGTAACGCAAGGTGAAGTTTTAATCGATGGCGAAAACGTATTAGAAATGGAAGTAGATGAGCGTGCAAAAGCTGGTTTATTCTTAGCGATGCAATACCCATCTGAAATCGCTGGTGTTACAAACGCTGACTTCTTACGTTCTGCTATTAACGCACGTCGTGAAGAAGGTGATGAAATTTCATTAATGAAATTCATCCGTGAATTAGACAAAACAATGGAATTCTTAGAAATGCCAGAAGAAATGGCTCAACGTTACTTAAACGAAGGCTTCTCTGGTGGTGAGAAAAAACGTAACGAAATTTTACAAATGATGATGATTAAACCAATGTTTGGTATTTTAGATGAAATCGACTCTGGTTTAGATATCGACGCATTAAAAGTAGTATCTAAAGGGATTAACGAAATGCGCGGCGAAGGTTTCGGCTGCTTAATGATCACGCACTATCAACGTCTACTTAACTACATCACACCAGACCATGTTCACGTAATGATGCAAGGTAAAGTTGTGAAATCTGGTGGCGCTGAATTAGCTCAACGTTTAGAAGCAGAAGGTTACGAATGGATTAAACAAGAGCTAGGTATCGAAAATACGGACGCGGTAACAGAAGAAGTATAA
- a CDS encoding DUF1572 domain-containing protein, translated as MNFGNEYLKVVLDRFKSVKELGDKTINQLSENNIHWYLNEESNSIAVIIKHLSGNMISRWSDFLTSDGEKPYRNRDQEFENTILSKQELIVIWEKGWNILFKTLSDLGEQDLLKNIYIRSESHTVIDAIERQMAHYAYHVGQIVYIGKQLKDKDWKSLSIPKGQSEEFLEYMQNKHKE; from the coding sequence ATGAATTTCGGAAATGAGTATTTGAAAGTTGTCCTAGATAGATTTAAAAGTGTTAAAGAGCTTGGAGATAAGACAATAAATCAATTGTCAGAAAACAATATCCATTGGTACTTAAATGAAGAATCGAATAGTATAGCAGTTATTATAAAACATTTAAGTGGAAATATGATATCTAGGTGGTCTGATTTTTTAACTTCAGATGGAGAAAAACCTTATAGGAATAGGGATCAAGAATTTGAGAACACTATATTATCAAAGCAAGAATTAATTGTAATTTGGGAAAAAGGTTGGAATATACTTTTTAAAACATTAAGTGATCTAGGAGAACAGGATTTATTAAAGAATATTTACATTCGTAGCGAAAGCCATACGGTAATTGATGCAATAGAAAGACAAATGGCTCATTACGCTTATCATGTAGGGCAGATTGTATATATTGGAAAGCAATTAAAGGATAAGGATTGGAAAAGTCTTAGTATCCCAAAAGGTCAATCAGAAGAATTCTTAGAATATATGCAGAATAAACATAAGGAATAA
- the gltD gene encoding glutamate synthase small subunit has translation MGKSTGFMEFKREKVQENVPLERISSWNEYTSKLTDEKLKTQGARCMDCGTPFCHMGIEIRGTAAGCPINNVIPEWNDLVYKGQWKEALKRLHMTNNFPEFTGRVCPAPCEGSCTLAITDPAVAIKSIERTIIDKGFENGWVTPRIPQIRSGYKIAVVGSGPAGLAAADQLNQMGHSVTVFERSDRFGGLLMYGIPNMKLEKEAVERRVNLLSLEGIQFIANTEVGNDITKEQLQQQYDAVILCTGAQKQRTLHMEGSDAGNIHLAMEYLTDVTKSLLDSNFEDKKALNVEGKDVIVIGGGDTGADCVATALRQNCRSVYQFGKHPQQATTRTEDTMWPKDPNIYTLDYAYAEANAKFGRDPREYCIQTTKIVKDAHGNVKELHTIQMEKILGEDGFHYFKELPGTEKVWPAQHVFVAIGFEGAEKETPKHFGVELTNNRIRASIKDYETSVPSVFAAGDARRGQSLVVWAIKEGRAVAASVHYYLQEQAKKY, from the coding sequence ATGGGGAAATCAACAGGATTTATGGAATTTAAGCGTGAGAAGGTTCAGGAAAACGTACCACTAGAGCGTATTTCGAGCTGGAATGAATATACGAGCAAGCTTACAGACGAAAAATTAAAAACACAAGGTGCACGCTGCATGGATTGTGGCACTCCATTTTGCCATATGGGGATTGAAATTCGTGGTACGGCAGCAGGTTGTCCGATTAACAACGTCATCCCAGAGTGGAATGATTTAGTATACAAAGGGCAATGGAAAGAAGCATTGAAGCGTCTGCATATGACGAATAACTTTCCAGAATTTACAGGGCGCGTATGTCCAGCGCCATGTGAAGGTTCTTGTACGCTAGCGATTACTGACCCAGCTGTTGCGATTAAATCCATTGAACGTACGATTATTGACAAAGGATTTGAAAATGGATGGGTAACACCACGCATACCACAAATTCGCTCAGGTTACAAAATAGCGGTTGTTGGTTCGGGTCCAGCAGGTTTGGCGGCGGCAGATCAGTTAAACCAAATGGGGCATTCTGTTACAGTTTTCGAACGTTCAGACCGCTTTGGTGGCTTATTAATGTATGGGATTCCCAACATGAAGCTTGAAAAAGAAGCCGTTGAACGCCGGGTGAATTTATTATCATTAGAAGGTATTCAATTCATCGCTAATACAGAAGTCGGTAACGATATTACAAAAGAACAATTACAACAACAGTATGACGCGGTTATTTTATGTACCGGTGCACAAAAGCAACGTACACTGCATATGGAAGGTAGCGACGCGGGTAATATTCATTTAGCAATGGAATATTTAACTGATGTGACAAAAAGTTTACTAGATTCTAATTTTGAAGATAAAAAAGCTTTAAATGTGGAAGGCAAAGATGTGATTGTCATTGGTGGTGGAGATACGGGTGCAGACTGCGTAGCAACAGCACTTCGTCAAAATTGCCGTTCGGTGTACCAGTTTGGTAAACATCCGCAACAAGCCACAACACGTACAGAGGATACAATGTGGCCAAAAGACCCGAATATTTACACATTAGATTACGCATATGCTGAGGCTAATGCAAAATTCGGTCGCGATCCACGCGAGTACTGCATTCAAACGACTAAAATTGTAAAGGATGCGCATGGCAACGTTAAAGAGCTCCACACAATTCAAATGGAAAAAATCTTAGGTGAAGATGGTTTTCATTACTTCAAAGAGTTACCGGGCACAGAAAAAGTATGGCCGGCACAGCATGTATTCGTAGCCATTGGTTTTGAAGGCGCTGAGAAAGAAACGCCTAAGCATTTTGGAGTGGAATTAACAAACAACCGAATTCGCGCTTCTATTAAAGATTACGAGACGAGTGTACCCAGTGTATTTGCAGCAGGCGATGCACGTCGTGGTCAAAGCTTAGTTGTCTGGGCGATTAAAGAAGGTCGCGCCGTTGCAGCGAGCGTTCATTATTATTTGCAAGAGCAAGCGAAGAAATATTAA